In Crassostrea angulata isolate pt1a10 chromosome 4, ASM2561291v2, whole genome shotgun sequence, one genomic interval encodes:
- the LOC128182476 gene encoding protein PFC0760c-like, protein MRILFFTFLICSFATNFGNACDENDCQDDYDEIDDVIARGGPRFACRPLKEYVDCLKDHLEDCPTQHRTAIQNVRSKWTQFISTCALTLPFQDDDSSERLRDEQTRNDEVRSQLNGMVSLSQSNINQYVGTQRTAGDQVLGNLAADKIAEGLEKMRENVNNLMEKSDNLQDFVGTVRDIIIPKINNVQPIIQQLSDKRKAKADDDRDDSKVEDEDDNETNDGKSRKSAILPDDTVSVEVLSTIVDFLNDHLSADDGEIKTDLADDSTEDDQEDNDVSNDVDTSLEHTDDSHEDDNETKDSRENGDDQTDDSREKDADVSLEVSLGSGLLENLVEIDESGENEVNIFNVKSLIDDSNENDGDENDSNENDDYEDNSVEKQLLEDSNENDSHDDASLHDGNSDENDDHQHSESDDYHDDSNNNSDENDRNKHDESNQIDDSHDNDDSNDNHDSHGDDHSHDNDDSHDNNDSHGDDHSHDNDDSHVNNDSHGDDHSHDNDDSNDNDDSHGDDHSHDNDDNNDSHDSNDINDSRDSHDTDDSHDHDSHDDDSHAHDDSHEHGSTTSVRDPSTGTANDGGNSRRKSGMTVGGVHQYSSMNKGNSGESLVSTWTTIIVLCVALVM, encoded by the exons atgaggattttatttttcacatttttgatttGCTCATTTGCGACAAATTTTG GAAATGCTTGCGACGAGAACGATTGTCAGGACGATTACGAtgaaattgatgacgtcattgcTCGCGGAGGACCAAGATTTGCTTGCAG ACCACTGAAAGAATACGTGGACTGTCTCAAAGATCACCTAGAGGATTGCCCTACACAACACAGAACTGCCATACAGAACGTCAGGTCAAAATGGACACAGTTTATCAGCACATGCGCACTGACACTTCCATTCCAAGACGATGACAGCAGTGAGAGACTGCGTGACGAGCAAACAAGAAATGACGAGGTTCGGAGTCAGCTGAATGGCATGGTATCGCTGTCACAGTCTAACATCAACCAATATGTCGGCACCCAGAGAACGGCAGGCGATCAGGTTCTGGGGAACCTAGCCGCCGATAAAATAGCGGAAGGTTTGGaaaaaatgagagaaaatgtgAACAACTTGATGGAAAAAAGCGACAACTTGCAGGACTTCGTGGGCACGGTGCGAGACATCATCATTCCCAAGATAAACAACGTTCAGCCAATCATTCAACAGTTGTCTGACAAAAGGAAGGCTAAAGCCGACGACGACCGAGATGACTCCAAGGTGGAAGATGAAGACGACAACGAAACAAACGATGGTAAGAGTAGGAAGTCGGCCATTCTTCCCGATGACACCGTCAGCGTGGAGGTTTTGAGCACCATTGTTGATTTCCTGAACGACCATCTTTCAGCAGACGATGGAGAAATCAAAACAGATTTAGCAGACGACAGTACGGAAGACGATCAAGAGG ACAACGACGTTTCTAATGACGTTGATACCTCACTTGAACACACCGATGATAGCCACGAGGACGACAATGAAACCAAGGATTCCAGGGAAAATGGCGACGACCAAACGGATGATTCAAGGGAGAAAGACGCAGACGTTTCATTAGAAGTTAGTCTTGGTAGTGGTTTATTGGAAAACTTGGTCGAAATTGACGAATCTGGCGAAAATGaagttaacatttttaatgtcaAGAGTCttattgatgattctaatgAAAATGACGGCGACGAAAATGACAGCAATGAAAATGACGATTATGAGGACAATTCTGTAGAAAAGCAGTTGCTAGAAGACAGCAACGAAAACGATTCACATGATGATGCAAGTCTTCACGATGGTAACAGTGATGAAAACGATGATCATCAACACAGCGAGTCAGACGATTACCATGACGATAGTAACAACAACAGCGATGAAAACGATAGAAATAAACACGACGAAAGCAATCAAATTGATGATAGCCATGACAATGACGATAGCAATGACAACCATGATAGCCATGGAGACGACCATAGCCATGACAATGATGATAGCCATGACAACAACGATAGCCATGGCGACGATCATAGCCATGACAATGATGATAGCCATGTTAACAACGATAGCCATGGAGACGATCATAGCCATGACAATGACGATAGCAATGACAACGACGATAGCCATGGCGACGACCATAGCCATGACAACGATGACAACAACGATAGTCATGATAGCAATGACATCAACGATAGTCGTGATAGTCATGACACCGATGATAGCCATGACCACGATAGTCATGATGATGACAGTCATGCCCATGATGATTCACATGAACATGGAAGCACGACATCCGTCAGAG ATCCATCTACGGGTACCGCTAATGACGGAGGCAATTCGCGTCGAAAGTCTGGGATGACGGTTGGTGGGGTCCACCAATACAGCTCAATGAATA AAGGAAATTCTGGCGAGTCTCTGGTTTCTACTTGGACTACGATCATTGTTCTCTGCGTTGCCCTAGTGATGTAA